From a single Actinomyces viscosus genomic region:
- a CDS encoding GNAT family N-acetyltransferase: MAHNILKPLKNLLRRPTSDTDVTPTSRTGTTGLDIRPAATQEEVQAIRTLLTEQVPYPNFVPLPEVLPNRHNHLHRELIGAWRDSHLIGAAFIGPAEQEAHNLVGPTAHHDAEVILRDVAMTHSLAVEPTHRRTGTALAIKHHLNTWARDHSAHLILAVPMNQASRNLNQAADYILLPPDITLIMQIKAHASAHGFPAKEGTTWALRILDQATDPPIRVGVHQPMPHANRGEHHILSVQFLN, encoded by the coding sequence ATGGCTCACAACATCCTCAAACCCCTCAAAAACCTCCTCCGCCGGCCCACCAGCGACACCGACGTCACCCCCACCAGCAGAACAGGAACCACCGGACTCGATATCCGACCCGCCGCGACGCAGGAAGAAGTACAGGCAATCCGCACCCTCCTCACCGAACAGGTCCCGTATCCAAACTTCGTTCCGCTCCCAGAAGTCCTGCCCAACCGGCACAACCACCTGCACCGGGAACTGATAGGAGCTTGGCGCGACAGCCACCTCATAGGAGCCGCCTTCATCGGACCCGCCGAACAAGAGGCCCACAACCTCGTAGGACCCACAGCGCACCACGACGCCGAGGTGATCCTCCGCGACGTGGCCATGACCCACAGCCTCGCCGTAGAACCCACCCACCGAAGGACCGGCACCGCCCTGGCCATCAAGCACCACCTCAACACCTGGGCGCGCGACCACAGCGCACACCTGATCCTCGCCGTCCCAATGAACCAGGCGTCCCGCAACCTCAACCAGGCAGCCGACTACATCCTCCTCCCACCGGACATCACGCTCATCATGCAGATCAAGGCACACGCAAGCGCCCACGGATTCCCCGCGAAAGAAGGCACCACCTGGGCGCTTCGCATCCTCGACCAGGCAACCGACCCTCCCATCCGCGTGGGAGTACACCAACCGATGCCCCACGCGAACCGGGGCGAACACCACATCCTGAGCGTCCAGTTCCTCAACTGA